A stretch of the Capsicum annuum cultivar UCD-10X-F1 chromosome 10, UCD10Xv1.1, whole genome shotgun sequence genome encodes the following:
- the LOC107843526 gene encoding glutathione S-transferase L3 isoform X2 produces the protein MATPSVQEIRPSSLLSSSEPPSLFDGTTRLYISYICPFAQRAWITRNVKGLQDKIELVPIDLQNRPAWYKEKVYPQNKVPALEHNNKVIGESLDLIKYIDSNFEGPSLLPDDPEKQKVAEELVAYTDTFLKEIYGSFKGDVEKQAGPQFDYLEKALEKFDNGPFFLGQFSQADIAYASFIERFQIFLQEVFNYDITSGRPKLAKWIEELNKIDGYIQTKADPKKVVEIYKSRFMA, from the exons AAGTGTACAAGAAATTCGTCCTTCGTCTCTCCTTTCTAGTTCTGAACCCCCGTCTCTGTTCGATGGAACCACCAG GTTGTATATCAGTTATATTTGCCCGTTTGCTCAGCGTGCGTGGATTACCAGAAATGTCAAG GGTTTACAAGATAAGATTGAATTAGTTCCAATTGATCTTCAGAACAGGCCTGCTTGGTACAAGGAAAAAGTTTACCCTCAAAATAAG GTTCCCGCTCTGGAACACAACAACAAAGTGATTGGAGAAAGTCTCGATCTGATTAAATATATCGACAGCAACTTTGAGGGGCCATCCCTTCTACCTGAT GACCCTGAAAAACAGAAGGTTGCTGAAGAGTTGGTAGCTTACACCGATACATTCCTGAAAGAAATATATGGTAGCTTTAAAGGAGATGTTGAGAAGCAGGCTG GACCTCAGTTTGACTACTTAGAAAAAGCTCTCGAGAAATTTGACAATGGACCTTTCTTCCTAGGTCAATTCAGTCAG GCCGACATAGCGTATGCTTCCTTCATTGAAAGGTTCCAAATCTTCTTGCAAGAGGTGTTCAACTATGATATCACATCTGGGAGGCCAAAACTAGCAAAATGGATAGAG GAATTGAACAAGATTGATGGCTACATTCAGACAAAAGCCGATCCCAAGAAAGTGGTCGAGATATATAAGAGCCGCTTTATG GCATAA
- the LOC107843526 gene encoding glutathione S-transferase L3 isoform X1: MATPSVQEIRPSSLLSSSEPPSLFDGTTRLYISYICPFAQRAWITRNVKGLQDKIELVPIDLQNRPAWYKEKVYPQNKVPALEHNNKVIGESLDLIKYIDSNFEGPSLLPDDPEKQKVAEELVAYTDTFLKEIYGSFKGDVEKQAGPQFDYLEKALEKFDNGPFFLGQFSQADIAYASFIERFQIFLQEVFNYDITSGRPKLAKWIEELNKIDGYIQTKADPKKVVEIYKSRFMVVTHT; this comes from the exons AAGTGTACAAGAAATTCGTCCTTCGTCTCTCCTTTCTAGTTCTGAACCCCCGTCTCTGTTCGATGGAACCACCAG GTTGTATATCAGTTATATTTGCCCGTTTGCTCAGCGTGCGTGGATTACCAGAAATGTCAAG GGTTTACAAGATAAGATTGAATTAGTTCCAATTGATCTTCAGAACAGGCCTGCTTGGTACAAGGAAAAAGTTTACCCTCAAAATAAG GTTCCCGCTCTGGAACACAACAACAAAGTGATTGGAGAAAGTCTCGATCTGATTAAATATATCGACAGCAACTTTGAGGGGCCATCCCTTCTACCTGAT GACCCTGAAAAACAGAAGGTTGCTGAAGAGTTGGTAGCTTACACCGATACATTCCTGAAAGAAATATATGGTAGCTTTAAAGGAGATGTTGAGAAGCAGGCTG GACCTCAGTTTGACTACTTAGAAAAAGCTCTCGAGAAATTTGACAATGGACCTTTCTTCCTAGGTCAATTCAGTCAG GCCGACATAGCGTATGCTTCCTTCATTGAAAGGTTCCAAATCTTCTTGCAAGAGGTGTTCAACTATGATATCACATCTGGGAGGCCAAAACTAGCAAAATGGATAGAG GAATTGAACAAGATTGATGGCTACATTCAGACAAAAGCCGATCCCAAGAAAGTGGTCGAGATATATAAGAGCCGCTTTATGGTAGTTACTCATACGTAA